The nucleotide window ttttctttgaTATACAAGGGCATTCCACTTATTTCGTCGTTGAACAAACAATGGATTTGCACTTAAGATCTTTCGTGCTAAAATATTTTAGGTGAATGTAACTTTCATGTAACCGTCCTTATACTCATTATTCATAAATCTTATCTTTCGTCATTCACGTTCAAGTGTCACGGGGCTAGACATTTAGTCTCACAATTTGTGCTGCCTTAggtaatttttttcatttcaaaTGCACCTAAATCAGTATAGCTTTTAAAAGATGAGAATTCTTCTGGAATTTTTTTACGGCATTGAAAAATATTGCGAAAGCAACTCGAAACGAAAAGAGCAGCAAAAGTGTTTAGATGCTCTCAATATATTAAACTCAAGAATAACTTAATACACTAGGATTAATACAAATGAAGAGAGAAACTTCTATTTTATAACTTATGTACAATTGAGAGTCTTAacgatttaaactctatacaattTTATCTTTTTAGGATTTATCCTATTTACCCGGGTAGTTCGAGTTTGACTAAAGTGTCTCATTGGGCCACCAATGCTTCAAATAGATGGGCTTCTTCTAGGTTCTATGAATCGAGCCAATTCATGTGGGCCAAATAGGCCCCGTTTAATAAATTGACCTTTAAGGGACATTTTGTGCATAATGGTCATTGAATTTGATCCGCGGCTTGTGACACAAGTAACTTCTCCCACTTTTATAActtattattttaacatattcATTCTCACTTTCTTATTGTAattattctttaataatttctTTCCAAAGGTTATAAATGGAGGTTTAAAAGTTTTATTTGGAGACTTATGATTTTTTGGGCAAACATGGCACTTTAATATTCTTTCTACAATCACAAAAATGACCGCAAATCTCATCTTTTTTAGCCTCTCATTGTGTCCTCATTACCGCCTACCATCACATTTATTTTTCTAGAGTCTTCCCTGATCTTCCTCTTCGTCATCTCTCCACAACTTCTTATTTTGTTAGATTGTGAGGTCTCATCTTACCAAAAGAATTCTCTATACATTGTCATACACTCAAACTCACTTTAAACTTATTAAATATCAGCTCTGTTGAGTGTTTCTGCAAGTCTATCTTCAATGAAGGctaattttcatatttatatGACACAGTTCTTGAATGTGACATGCTAGGTAGGCCCACATGTAGGTCAACACGTATCCTACTATAGGGTTAACATGTGTTTCCAGGACAGGAGTTCACTTGCATGGTGATGCGAACCCATATAGATGAACTGTATGGTGGCGAACTATATATTGCGAGCTATGCTTCGTTGATCGGGTTGTAGGTTGGTATGAGAATCGAGTCGGTCTGGGAATCGAGTAGAGGTGAATACCATAACAATTTGTCCTTCACCTGGTCGAAGAAGAGTTACAAAGTGACTCTTCTGATATCTGGTACATGCGTGACATGAGGACTTTGAGATAAAGCTTGTTAGGTACACCTCTTGCATAAAACTTGTCGATTACACTTTGCCATGCAATAGGGAGGATAGAGCTGtaataatttgattaattaagAAATGAACCGTCAAATTTTAGGCTTTTTTAAAATGACCCATATTCAACCCTAAAATCATCCAACCTGTTATGAAATATTTATGTGGATGTCATTATCGACCCCATAAGTTATAAAACTCTTCCTATACCCCATAAGTTATGAGACTTCTCCTATACCCCATTAATAAAGGTCATGACCCTTTACATGCCCTATAATAATTAGAGAGTTACTTTTAACCCCTATATATATGGGGCTCATGTACtcatgaaatataatatataaaaagaagTTACACTCTCTCTTCTACATTCTCTCTACACTCTTTCTTCTATCACATTTTagttttattctttctttattatttcacAACACGTTATCAGCACAAGTCTCTAATACAAGAAATCAAGGCcaacaaatttttccttaaagATTGCCGAAGGACGCTTAGGTGAAGTAAGGGTAACAAGTTGATCTATTTCATTTGCATATGTTTTATTTCATTTGCATATTAACAtgctttattttacattattgacttgtatattttgtctTATAGTTTTATAATGTCAAATCTTACAAAACTCGAATTTGTGGCTCTGGACATCACTGAAAATAACTATTTATCATGGGTGCTAGATGCTAAAATTCACATAGATGCAAAGGGTCTTGGTGAGACTATTAAGGAGGGAAATGAAGAAAGTACACAAGATAAGGCCAAGGCCATGATTTTCCTTCGCCATCACCTCCATGAAGGTCTAAAGACCGAATATTTGACTGTTAAGGACCTTCAAATTCTTTGGGCCAATCTAAAGGAAATATATGACCACCAGAAAACTGTGATTTTGCCTAAAGCTCGTTATGAGT belongs to Gossypium arboreum isolate Shixiya-1 chromosome 7, ASM2569848v2, whole genome shotgun sequence and includes:
- the LOC108476573 gene encoding uncharacterized protein LOC108476573: MSNLTKLEFVALDITENNYLSWVLDAKIHIDAKGLGETIKEGNEESTQDKAKAMIFLRHHLHEGLKTEYLTVKDLQILWANLKEIYDHQKTVILPKARYEWLNLRLQDFKSVSDYNSAMFRITSQLNLCGEKITDAEMLKRTYSTFHVNNIVL